Within the Miscanthus floridulus cultivar M001 chromosome 2, ASM1932011v1, whole genome shotgun sequence genome, the region GCTGCTGAAAAATTGCATACTGTTGAGAAAGAAAAGGAGGAGCTTCTAGCCCTGGTTGGTGTTCTCCAATCACAAGTCCAGAGGTTTGTTCTCACTCCTACAACATATATGCAGTTTGTGTAATATGTGATGGCTAATGACCAAAACACAAATTCACTGATGCAGAGAGCAGAGCAGCACAAAGCAAGTATGTGAAGAGAGGTCTGAATCATGTTCAGGCGCCGACAATTCCCCTCCCTTAACAAAGCATGTTGATGCATcggatgatgatgtggacaaagCCTGCGTAAGTGACTCTAGATCAGTGCTGGTTTCGAGCGATAGCACTGAGGTCCAGCTGGCTGTGGATGGGGTGGACATCCGTCCTGTTGGCGATGCAGAGTGGGGTGGCTTCCAGCAGTCAGAAGCGCTGATCGCTGATGTTCGGGAGGTCTCCCCAGAGGCAGATGGCGGCAGCTTGGATATTCCTGTGGTCAACCCCCCACCAGTCAGTGATCATATCCAGGGAGGCGCCACCCATCCCTGAAGGCCTGAGATTGCTGCTGCTGGCCTGCAGCTACCTTCCGACATGTGATTGCTGAGAAACCGATAGGGATGTCTAAATCTGTAGAGGATTGCCGTTGAGGGTGTATTGCATCAATGCGGTTTGTATGTCCATTGTATTTAAGTATACGACTGAATAAAAAGATAGTACTAGCTGTGGGATTGTAAATTATTCGCCTCGTTCCCGTTACTTGGAACTTTGCTGTGGCATTTCGCGATGAGAAACACTGGGGGGCGCGGAGTATTAGGCAAAATCAATGGTAATATGAACACAAATAAACTAAGCGATTGGCTTGCCAGTTAAAGTTGTCATTATATGAAAGCATATCATCAGCTATATCAGATGTACTCATGTACGGCACGACAGCTTCCTAGCAAAAAGCCAAAAACGAGTATTCTGGTCAGATTGAGGATTAAAAATGTGTACTAGAGAGACAGCAAAACTATTCAATTTACAGAGCATGTCAATTTGATCGTGCAGATGTTTATGTAACGGAAAACACCAATCGCCAGCAAGGAACATAAGCATGTCTTGGGCTCGCCCGAATGAACACATGCTATAATACTTGCAATGGAGGCGAAACACAATTACAATACCAAAACCTTACACTTTCAATGGATTAGGGCACGAGTAGTAGTAAACCTAGTAAAACAAATAAAACTTACACACACACGGTCGCAGACAACTTAAACTTTTAGCACTACGCCTCTACAGGACTGGGCCCTCTTGGGCTACCGGCACTGCTCTGTTGCTCATACTCCTGACTTGGAAAAACATCAGCCAGCAAACTAGTTGAGATGTTGTTCGCATGAAGCCACGTCAGCTCCCACAAGCTGTCACCCCCAATCGTGCTCCTCTTCGCAAGGATGCCCTTGTTCTTCATCACGAGTAGAATGTTCTTGAGCAGGTCCGGGATCACCTCATGCAGCTTGTCACTCCGCTTGCCTCGGACCTTGATCTTGATATACTTCTCCATCCGGCTCAGGACTCCCAGCCACAGTTTGCAGAAACTGCTTAGGCCAAAAAGGTCCGGCAAGAGTTGAAGGTATACTTTTGCAACTAGTTTCATGGCAAGCACAAGGGACCCTTCCATGTTTCTGTAGTCCTTCTGGGAGTGATTCTGACTGATTTCCAGCAAGTCATCAAGCAAGGAAAATATGACAAGGTCGAAGGCATGAGACCATGTCGCAGACTGGAGGCAGATTTCTTCTGTTGCTGTTAGGCATCGTTGGAGAGAAGCCAACGCATAATTTCGCACCTCCTCTCTCTGATCCAGGCTCAATTTTTTCAGTGCTTGCAGCAGTTTGAGCCACATCTCCCTTATCGCCTCCAGCCCTTTCTCCCCTTCTTCACATGTTGCTTTTATCTCTTGGGACCACAAGGCAAGACTTCTGACAGAGTCAGACATCAAGTCCAGGGCACAGACAGACCTATCAGCTAAACCAACTCTAGACTCCGCAAACTGCCGTGACGCTTCGATGCAGAAGCCATAATTCGCTAGAGAAAGGTGAGCCCCCTCTGTCATGATAAACACGATAGCCTCAaaaccaacttcggaagcatccGGATGGCGAGCTGTAATGGAGAGCAGCAATATTACTGTTCTCCAGCCCATCTGTGACTTTATATGTGCCGCATTTGCTTTGACGAGCCGTGCAACCTCCTGTGTGATGTTCTCACAGTATGCATCTGCTACGCGTGCATCGAGCTTGAGAATTAATTGCAATGACCTCAGTAATTCATCAGCAAGATTCTCCTTGTATGGTAGTAAACTCTTGCATATCCTCAGGAGTCCAAAAATAGCTTTCTCCACAAGAGCACACGGCATAACTGTGGACTGAACTATGTTGGCAATATGCTCGTATACACCTTGCCAGAGGAGCACAATTCGGTCTCGATTATTAAGGGTTATGGCAATCAGCAGTTCCAAGCAGAAAACTGCTGTATCCTCATCATCTGGCGAACTGGCAACCTTTTGAGGTCGGCCTGCAGCCCAAATCAGAGCCCTGGCAAGTTGCAATAGTGAATCAGGCTGCAAGAATTTGCTCTCTGTAAATATACTATCGATGCGGCATTTCTGAATTGTCTGAAGAGTCCTCTGGTGAGCGGCAAGTTGCTGCTCCGTTGGTTGTGATCTTGGTTCTTCACTGTCAAGAGAGAGCAGCTGACTAAATCTTCCCATAAGCCCAGAGGATTTGCGAGGTGTACCCATCATTGGAATATGAGATGGGGGAACTGCGCTAGGAGCAGCCTTTCCTTGGACTGCTTCAGCAGAAAGCTCAGAATCATCAGCTGCATCACTAGCAACACGGGCAGGGAGAAGCCCTAGTTTATGCAGCCTCAGGATGCAATCCAATACATTCCTCCATCCAGTGCGTAAGTAATCCCCATATCTGTTAGCTATAGTAAATAATGTCTCAGCTGCCAACCTAGCTTTAAGGTCATCTCCAAAGGCAGTAACTGGCTCCTCAACCAAAGAAGTATTCAAGAGAGTGGTGAATTTGcatagagaaacaacaagatcGTCCAGAACatcctcaagatgatgaaatgcAGAGATCTTTGCAACACCCAAAAAGCCATCTACACAAGTCAAGAGAACTTCATGCTCTGAATGATCAAATACCACCGCAATGGCAGCAATAGTAGGGCCAGACATAACAGCAAACATATCATGGTCGAGGAAAGGCTGAGAGTCACCAACAATATATGGGGACGTAGACTTTGACTTCCGCATTAGGTCTATCCAACGACTAGGAGACATTTCAAAATATCCCAAACCCTGCTCAGGTGTTGTCTTAATCTCATTTCGGCAGATTGAGTGGTATAGCTCAGACAACATCTCACGTGGGAGATCACTGCCCCCATTTATGTTCCTGTTGTTCTTGATGAAGTCCTCCtcagtcatcttcttcttcacttgcaTGTTATGCTGATCAGTGTTCAGCATTATAATGGAATAGGACAGCACTAGAGCAGTGTCTTTGTTTGCGAAAGACTGAGGGGACTGCTCATAGTATCTATCTGAGAAGGCCTCAAGAACCCTCTGTATCTTCtgagattcaccaggaagccggAAAGTCTCCAAAAATAAACGCAGAGCTGTATCCAGGTTCATCTCATGGAAATCAAAGGTCTGAGCAAACTCATGAAGTACCTGAACACAAAACTCGTCATGATTGCCTAGGAAATCTCCAACAAGATTCTTATCCAAACCAGCTGTGTAGCGGAAAAAACAAGCCACACTCTGGGGATCAAGCTTCTCAGGCAACAGATGAGTGCCTTGAAGAAACTCCAGACCTTTCTTTGGGTCCCTGTTGAAGTGATCAGCACCAATCATTAGCCTCCTTTTGACATACTTCCTTTGACGCACAAACTTCACCCAATGCCGAGGATCAGAAAAGTTCTCACACTTAACAGTCCAGAAAGGAGTGTATTCATCAAGCTCCACAGGCAGGAGCTCAGGGCGTGAGGTTGCACCCCCGATACGATCAGCCATCCCCTGAATCACAGCAATCAAACCTTCTAGAGCAAGAATGTGCATGGAAGACAAGGGgcagttgataggaaaagcactcTTCGATAGAAGATTTGCAAGCTCCTCAAAAACATTCCTGCAGGTTATATCACAGTCAAGATTGGCATACATCTCCACCATAAAACTTTTCTGTCGACAGAAGTCTACAAGAGCTTCCATTGCAATCTCCTGCTGATGATATGTTGCTCCAAAACGAGGTTGTGCAAGCCTTATGATTATACAAGAAAAAAAAGCCTCAAGCTGCAGCTTCAGCTCAGTCCGGAGATGATGGTAAAGGTTCAATGCAATACTGCATACTATTGAAAGGATGAGTGGACTCATTGACAACCCAAACTGCATTAAGTTTCTGAAAAGCTCATCTTGCACTAAGGACAACAACTTTGGATGTTTCTGAATTGAAGACCCACCAAGCTCAATTGCTGAATTGATCAATTTAAGAGCAAACAAAGGTAGATCTTCATCTAAGCCAATCTGTTCAACAACATTGAGGAGAGAGCAAAGGAATTGGAAGATCTCCACCATGCAAGGGATTCCATAAGGCTCTACAACAAGACCACTGCCATCTGCAGAATTCTCATCAGACGTACCTGTCTCGGACACATAGCTTCCATTGCCATTTTCCATTTGCCTGATACCAAAAGGATGATTCACATCCATGCCACCCATCTGTCCATAACATTAAAAAAACAATCAATAAACCTTTTCCAACGAGCAAAAATGTTAGCACACTGCACATGCAATAATACTGTACTTGGCAACAGTTCATAGTAGGGAAACAAACACCAAGGCACACTTCAAACATCTAAAAGCCCTTTTTGATACTCAAATGAGCGAAACCTTTATTAGGGGTTAGACCGAGACCATGTTTGTTTTTGTTCCACCTGGATAAAACTCAGATATATGCACACATATATACAAGTATCAATTGGGTTACTTAACTGTAAAACTAACTTACTTATTTCACTATCTGGATGAAGCAGTCTCTGTGTGTTCCTAATTTTAGCTATAAACATCAATATCCATGGCCTGAACAAGATTTCAATTGGAAATTCAACAAGCTAGTTGAAAGTTGAAATGCATAAAAAGATTTcactaaactaaaacctgcatgACCTTGCTCTCCTCTCACAACCACACATAGAAAGTCAATTGGTAGTGAGCTGGTAGAGTTGCAGTGCCAGTAgctatcatgatttcaaagtgactaGGTGTCCGGGCGAGAGCTGGGTGTGCCTGGACGCCTAGGCAATAAGGCACCACTATTCCCCAAGGCAAGCTGGGTACGGTTAGACACCTAGGCGACACCTTTGAAACAGGGGTAGTTATGCACACTATTGGATGGAGCTCAAAGATGAAAGGGGGCCAAGAATGCTGCAGCATCGCCACATGGCCAACTGTGTTGCAGTTGCAGCAATGTCACATCAATTGTGCGTGTAGTTGTCTGAGGAGGAAAGCTACATTCGCAAAATACACAACGCCCTTGCAGTGGTGATGTCAATTTATAAACATTTGTCATGTTAGCAGAGTTGACCTGATGGGATTATTAGCTTAGGAGCACCTGACTGAATATTGAAGCATGTTTCTCAAATCAGCTGATTTTGGCTCTCATTAGGGGGATACTTTAAAGAGTTCAAGGACGAAGATGCTTCTTCCAAAACTTGTTGTGGCAAAAACTAAAACATAGCCATATATGCAGCATCAACATTGTCGGATTTAGCCTGTTTGTACATTTTATCAAGCATAAAAGATAAACAATCACCATTTCCCAGCCTCTGAGATCTACCTCACTGTTTGTACGATACAGTTTCATTTGCAATTTTCATTCTATGCGAGGAACTAAAGAGGCATCGCTAAGAGAGTTTATAACAGATCTGAATGGCTCAAAAACTGCAACCTACATCAAGACATTGATTTCTAAGAGCTAACAATTGGACATAATAACTGCATGAAAGGTAATTTCCATCCCATGCGTGTCATTTTCTACCACGCAAGTTTAAACCTACACAAGCGAACCCAAAGGCTCTGCTCGGAATGGTCCTGAATTTGCTACTTAATTGTGAAATGCAGTTCATAGGATGCTACTTTGTGTGTTGGATGTTACTAATGTCTTATACTAACCGGTAAACTTGTTCGAGTCAAGAGTGAGATACGGGGTTGACTGGCATTTGTAATAAGCTCAAAAAAAGCATGAGGAGTGACTATTAATAGCAGGAGCGAGCACTCTTTTTACCTCTGGTTTGACAGCAGCGTCAACTCCATCAGCACTGCTTATCTTTGGGAGGCGCGCGAAGACGCAGCGGATGAGCTCGTGCATCGCGTGGCGCGAGAACCGCTGCAGGAGCTCGCTCTTGGCCGCGGCCTGGTGGACGACGCGGAAGCAGGTGTTGACCGCGGTGCAGACATGCTGGTCCCcgagcgcgggcgcggcgggcgcgcggaggcaggcgaGCAGCGCCTGCAGCATCCTCATGAGCACGGCCTCCTCGGCCGCGGGCTCGGCGCCGGCCTCGAAGCGGCAGCTGTCGACGGCGTCGACGACCTCCCGGAGCGCGGCGCCCGGGAGCGCGGGCCCCGTGAGGGACATGACCTCGTGGAGCGCGGCGAGCGAGGCGGAGGTGACGGCGGCGCCGGCGTCCACGGAGCGGACGGCGTCGAGGAAGGGCCGCAGCGCGGCGGCGGGGAGCGCGGCCGCGGGGGACGACGGGGAGAAGGCGAGGCGGCGGAGCGCGCGGAGGGAGGCGACCAGCGGGTGCTCGGCCACGGCGTCGTCGGCCGCCGTGGCGCGCGGGTGCCGGAGCCCGCGCCGCATGACAGCGAGCAcggcgctggcctcggccgagATCGCGCAGGCGAGGGCCGCCGGGTCGGgcccgaggccgaggccgccgtCGGCGGGGGAGCGCGCGTGGTGGTGGGGCTCCTCGGCGATGGGGTCGATGCCGCCGCTGGCGCCGCCGAGCATCCTGGGGCGACCCATTTCCGGGGGGACGCGGCGGGTGAGCCCGGGCGGCTAGAGGCTAGTAGGGTGCGGTGCGGAGAGACGGCATGGGCGGCGGATCTGAGGAGGAAGGGAAGGGATCGGGGACAGGCAGCGTGGAGTAGAGCGGGGCCGTGCCCCGGTGGAGACGGCGAGGTGGTGTTGGGAGTAGGACGGAAGTTCGTGCGGGGgcgtgcctgcctgcctgccttttTTCTCGTGTCGGCTTTAATTTTTCAGCGCCGGCGCCGCGACGTGAGGCGGGCGAGCCGGAGCGAGGGAGGCAGAGATCGGTGGAGGTGCAGTCGCGCATGGACTGGCTCCCCCGGCTGGGGTTGTGCTTGTGCGGAGGTCAAGACAGCCGTGAAGGCCCCTGTGGGCTGTGGCCCGTGGCTCGTGCTTTGGTAGCTCCAGATAAATTAGAAAATTACGCAAACTTCTCTAGCCAAAGTGAAGACTTTTGATTTCTCGACTGCAGCCTGATCGGTtcgctggttcgtatcgttgctggttcgtgaagaagtactgttgattagtttgtgtgagagaaaaatattattctggctgaaaatttatgatcgtttacgacaggccacagccaaacgaacaggttgtACCGTGCCCGTGAGTTATAcgagacaactaaatcttttatactaaaaatatacggatcgcatgataagataacaatactgttaaattaaataccgacgttaaagtaatatttaattcaaaaaacaaagttcgtgaaattaacagtcacggagagcgcgacgtcgcaggctcacaaactctattgtatagactttttcgtgatatgactaagataatattttatatcggcaaaaaGAATTCTCCGATATCAATTTTTTTCATGcgtcaataaatccatgaataagttctgatgcatctccatataatcctgtacacacaggttcgagtatatatgtaaatattagtgcctgtcacataaataatactgcgtgtcttaaaaaatctcataaaattttaaaacaaagtatgttatactcaccgtataaatatgtgtggctttaggactattccacacatacatatattgtagaataaagtatccacttgagtgtttgttccaagatgttgaattagatgttgtaattcttaatttcgataTTTTTTCAGGTCAAGTcaaccaatggtgacacttttcttagtggtgcataattttatggtgcacctcttgactatctgagtaaggacaagttagcactgcaaaggctcagaaaagctgTTGAGAAGGCTAAGGTTGAGTTTTTCTctactatgcatactaaaacatatGTCTCTATTTATCATTGTCGATGTTTTTGATGCAAAacaattcaacattaccatgatcagatataagtttgagtctattgtgagcaatctcatagaggggCTCTCATCCTATGTTGGAATGTCGCATAAAAAAGTGTCCACgttttgtccacgatttatttATCATGAATACATACatgtactatgataacactaactacaccaaataaaagattagagagaatttgcatcgcctccagaaggatttatttattaagttctttagactataggtagttttgaaatatatgtttgcatgtcttacctcgtatcctaattcaaaattttgtagtttaattagaatatgggGAAATAATTCAAAATGAAAAGACCCAAGGACAATTTCAGCAAGAAAcaacaagcgagggcgatggaacacgtgagcgtgaaaccaaatgaaatgaggaaaaagctgtcccttttataaatgcaaagagggaaagtaattaaatgtaggcagatttgacaaggttcttagaaatgcaaagatgttccttttgtcttaatattctttccttctgtgttaattctctttccttttgctcgttgccatgtatgctggtgcatgcaaacgtgcaatgtgtatatgaatagcacaataattttctacttcttaTTTTACCGTGATTTCTCTATCACCTgataggcaatattcaatcaagaagAATCGCACCAAAGGACGCAGCATGTGAAAGATATCGTGGGATCGCAGGTATGGACAGAtgaacgaaccaaaacaaatattaCACTAAAAAAATATTcacactttattctttttagttgcagGAGATACAACCTTTGGAGGTCCACTTTGATGGTGAATTTCGTTGCGGCACCACCAGCGTCGGAGGAGCTCTCTCGGGCCTCTCGGCTCAAGTGGGCAGTGCCGCAGTGAGGCACTGCCATTTTGTTCTCGGCTTCGGCAGTTGAGGCAGCAGCATTTTCTTTTCCTTCTAGGGACCTTGCCCTACAGTCCTCAACccattttttttttagaaactggAGGGGTCTTGGCCCCTACAGataaattttattaaaaataaacaAGAGAGGGGTTCAACACAACAAAAGCtctaaggaaaaaaaaaaggaaacaaagaaaataaactTAGAACTAAGGGTTACAACAGGTTTTGGATCCATTCTTCAAACTGAAGATTAAGCCTTGTCATCACTCTATGCATAAGCAAGAGAATCTCTTTCTGGAAGAGGGCTCTACCATTGTTCAGTGATGGCTGAATTCCTTTAAAGATCAGATCATTCCTCGTTGCCCAAATGGTCCAGCACATTAGAACAACAGCTGCCATAAGGAATTGAGTGTGCAATCTATCCTTGAAGTAATCTGCAATTTCTAGGAAGTCAACATTCAGTGGGATGTCAATGTGGATTAGCTACCAACATTGATTTGCAAAAGGACACCGGAGGAAAAGATGTTGGCATGTTTCTTCCGTGTTCTGTAGGCAGAGAACACAGTTGTAGGACTCAAGATGCATGTTCCTCCTTCTCAGAATGTTTCTTGTACTCAATCTGTCCTTGATTAGGAGCCAAAAGAAAACTTTATGCTTTGGCTGATATAGACAATCCCACAGCCACTTATAAACATTATGAATCTGCTGGTGCCCCATTAGGAGTTTGTAGGCCCTCGAAGAGTTGAACTTATCCCCCAGCTGTATTTCCAAACATCTGCATTTCCTGTTGTTGTTAATCTGTCTAGCATTTGTGTCATCTGCTGCAGCTGCTCAAAAGCTATATCTGAGATTGGCAGATGAAAAAGCTGGGTAAGGTCCTCATGAGTCAATAC harbors:
- the LOC136521993 gene encoding ARF guanine-nucleotide exchange factor GNOM-like, whose protein sequence is MGRPRMLGGASGGIDPIAEEPHHHARSPADGGLGLGPDPAALACAISAEASAVLAVMRRGLRHPRATAADDAVAEHPLVASLRALRRLAFSPSSPAAALPAAALRPFLDAVRSVDAGAAVTSASLAALHEVMSLTGPALPGAALREVVDAVDSCRFEAGAEPAAEEAVLMRMLQALLACLRAPAAPALGDQHVCTAVNTCFRVVHQAAAKSELLQRFSRHAMHELIRCVFARLPKISSADGVDAAVKPEMGGMDVNHPFGIRQMENGNGSYVSETGTSDENSADGSGLVVEPYGIPCMVEIFQFLCSLLNVVEQIGLDEDLPLFALKLINSAIELGGSSIQKHPKLLSLVQDELFRNLMQFGLSMSPLILSIVCSIALNLYHHLRTELKLQLEAFFSCIIIRLAQPRFGATYHQQEIAMEALVDFCRQKSFMVEMYANLDCDITCRNVFEELANLLSKSAFPINCPLSSMHILALEGLIAVIQGMADRIGGATSRPELLPVELDEYTPFWTVKCENFSDPRHWVKFVRQRKYVKRRLMIGADHFNRDPKKGLEFLQGTHLLPEKLDPQSVACFFRYTAGLDKNLVGDFLGNHDEFCVQVLHEFAQTFDFHEMNLDTALRLFLETFRLPGESQKIQRVLEAFSDRYYEQSPQSFANKDTALVLSYSIIMLNTDQHNMQVKKKMTEEDFIKNNRNINGGSDLPREMLSELYHSICRNEIKTTPEQGLGYFEMSPSRWIDLMRKSKSTSPYIVGDSQPFLDHDMFAVMSGPTIAAIAVVFDHSEHEVLLTCVDGFLGVAKISAFHHLEDVLDDLVVSLCKFTTLLNTSLVEEPVTAFGDDLKARLAAETLFTIANRYGDYLRTGWRNVLDCILRLHKLGLLPARVASDAADDSELSAEAVQGKAAPSAVPPSHIPMMGTPRKSSGLMGRFSQLLSLDSEEPRSQPTEQQLAAHQRTLQTIQKCRIDSIFTESKFLQPDSLLQLARALIWAAGRPQKVASSPDDEDTAVFCLELLIAITLNNRDRIVLLWQGVYEHIANIVQSTVMPCALVEKAIFGLLRICKSLLPYKENLADELLRSLQLILKLDARVADAYCENITQEVARLVKANAAHIKSQMGWRTVILLLSITARHPDASEVGFEAIVFIMTEGAHLSLANYGFCIEASRQFAESRVGLADRSVCALDLMSDSVRSLALWSQEIKATCEEGEKGLEAIREMWLKLLQALKKLSLDQREEVRNYALASLQRCLTATEEICLQSATWSHAFDLVIFSLLDDLLEISQNHSQKDYRNMEGSLVLAMKLVAKVYLQLLPDLFGLSSFCKLWLGVLSRMEKYIKIKVRGKRSDKLHEVIPDLLKNILLVMKNKGILAKRSTIGGDSLWELTWLHANNISTSLLADVFPSQEYEQQSSAGSPRGPSPVEA